A single region of the Labeo rohita strain BAU-BD-2019 chromosome 3, IGBB_LRoh.1.0, whole genome shotgun sequence genome encodes:
- the socs3a gene encoding suppressor of cytokine signaling 3a translates to MVTHSKFDNAMSSSLFDANMRLPSHRYKTFSSKLQYQMVQHAVRMLQESGFYWGSISGKEANHLLNSEPSGTFLVRDSSDNRHFFTLSVKTESGTKNLRVQCDNKSFFLQTDSKSMQSVPRFDCVLKLVHHYMPSSRSSLSIGNSRNSYYIYTGGEKIPLELLRPLPCTMSSLQHLCRKTVNGHIDVSSKRDQLPQQLKDFLQEYDAPI, encoded by the coding sequence ATGGTAACCCACAGCAAGTTTGACAACGCAATGAGCAGCAGCCTGTTTGACGCAAACATGCGGCTGCCGTCTCACCGTTACAAAACCTTCAGCTCGAAGCTCCAGTACCAGATGGTGCAACACGCCGTCAGGATGCTCCAGGAGAGCGGCTTCTACTGGGGCTCCATCAGCGGCAAAGAAGCCAATCACTTGTTGAACTCCGAGCCCAGCGGGACCTTTCTGGTCCGAGACAGCTCGGACAACCGGCACTTCTTCACGCTCAGCGTCAAGACCGAGTCGGGCACCAAGAACCTGCGGGTGCAGTGCGACAACaagtctttcttccttcagacGGACTCCAAGAGCATGCAGTCGGTGCCTCGCTTCGACTGCGTGCTGAAGCTCGTCCATCACTACATGCCCTCGTCTAGGAGCTCTCTGTCTATTGGAAACTCGAGGAACTCGTACTACATCTACACAGGGGGGGAGAAGATCCCTCTGGAGCTGTTGAGACCCCTTCCTTGCACAATGTCCTCCCTGCAGCATCTATGCAGGAAGACCGTCAATGGACATATAGACGTTTCCAGCAAAAGAGACCAGCTGCCTCAACAGCTGAAAGACTTCTTGCAAGAGTATGACGCTCCCATTTAA